A genomic stretch from Passer domesticus isolate bPasDom1 unplaced genomic scaffold, bPasDom1.hap1 HAP1_SCAFFOLD_63, whole genome shotgun sequence includes:
- the LOC135293036 gene encoding serine/threonine-protein kinase PAK 3-like, whose translation MGTSWQWVAVKELYLQHQGCEGILKEILLMRENKNANIVSYLESYLVDEAVLLVLEYMDGGSLADVVTVRRMAVGHIATVCRECLQGLAFLHAKQVIHRDIKSDNILLGRDGSVKLADFGLCAVLSPEHRKRRSMVGTTYWMAPEVVRREPYGPKVDTWSLGIVGIEMATGEAPYMQETSDKASYLIGKQGVPNLQQLRLPPGLCEFLGCCLQMDVDRRGSAKELLQHPFLQSAEPLLSLF comes from the exons ATGGGAACATCTTGGCAGTGG GTGGCTGTAAAGGAACTTTAtctccagcaccagggctgtgagggaatattaaaagaaatcctgctcatgagagaaaataagaacgCCAATATTGTCAGCTACTTAGAAAG ctacCTTGTGGATGAGGCTGTCCTGCTGGTGTTGGAATATATGGATGGAGGCTCCTTAGCTGATGTGGTCACCGTGAGAAGGATGGCTGTAGGACACATAGCAACAGTGTGTCGGGAG tgcctgcaaggcctggcTTTCCTTCATGCCAAGCAGGTGATCCACAGAGACATCAAAAGCGACAACATCCTTCTGGGCCGGGATGGCTCCGTCAAGCTGG ctgattttggcctctgtgctgtgctcagccctgagcacaggaaaCGGAGGTCGATGGTCGGGACCACTTACTGGATGGCACCCGAGGTGGTGAGAAGAGAGCCTtacggccccaaagtggacacctGGTCCCTTGGCATCGTGGGAatagaaatggccacaggagagGCTCCTTATATGCAGGAGACCAGTGACAAG GCCAGCTACCTGATAGGCAAGCAAGGGGTTCCaaatctgcagcagctcaggctaCCCCCTGGCTTGTGTGAatttctgggctgctgcctgcagatggatgtggacaggcgaggctctgccaaggaacttctgcag catccatttcTGCAATCAGCGGAGCCTCTCTTAAGCCTCTTCTGA